From the Pseudarthrobacter sp. MM222 genome, one window contains:
- a CDS encoding YajQ family cyclic di-GMP-binding protein, whose translation MAGESTFDVVSKVDKQEVANALHQAQKELVQRYDFKGVGAEVDFSDEKILMKANSEERVLAVLDVLQSKLIRRGISLKSLDTGEPYASGKEFRLEASIKEGIAQDLAKKINKLIRDEAPKSVKSQIQGDELRVTSKSRDDLQETMNILKGFDEADLQFVNFRS comes from the coding sequence ATGGCAGGCGAATCCACGTTCGACGTCGTCAGCAAGGTAGACAAGCAGGAGGTCGCCAACGCACTGCATCAGGCGCAAAAGGAACTCGTCCAGCGCTATGACTTCAAGGGCGTGGGCGCCGAGGTCGATTTCAGCGACGAGAAAATCCTGATGAAAGCCAACTCCGAAGAGCGGGTGCTTGCGGTCCTGGACGTGCTGCAGTCCAAGCTCATCCGCCGCGGCATCTCCCTGAAGTCCCTCGACACAGGCGAGCCCTACGCCTCCGGCAAGGAATTCCGGCTGGAAGCCTCCATCAAGGAAGGCATCGCCCAGGACCTGGCCAAGAAGATCAACAAGCTGATCCGTGACGAGGCCCCCAAGTCGGTCAAGTCCCAGATCCAGGGCGACGAGCTGCGCGTGACCTCCAAGTCCCGCGACGACCTGCAGGAGACCATGAATATCCTGAAGGGCTTCGACGAGGCCGACCTGCAGTTCGTGAACTTCCGCAGCTAG
- the htpX gene encoding zinc metalloprotease HtpX, translating into MHRHHNGLKTAALFGVLWAVLLGLGALIGSSTRSSAPIWIMALVGVATTAYGYWNSDKIAIRAMQAFPVNEAEAPQLYQAVRELSGRAQQPMPRIYISPTMAPNAFATGRNPQNAAVCCTAGILRLLDARELRAVLGHELMHVYSRDILTSSVAAAVAGVITSVGQLLLYFGGGDRRNANPLATLAMALLAPFAASLIQMAISRTREFDADEDGAVLTGDPLALASALRKIEQGVQLAPLPTDQRLVNASHLMIANPFQGGGMAKLFSTHPPMDERIGRLERMAGRPLA; encoded by the coding sequence GTGCATCGACATCACAATGGCCTGAAGACCGCGGCCCTCTTCGGTGTGCTGTGGGCGGTGTTGCTCGGACTGGGCGCGCTGATCGGATCCAGCACGCGCAGTTCTGCCCCGATCTGGATCATGGCCCTGGTCGGGGTGGCCACGACGGCTTACGGATATTGGAACAGCGACAAGATCGCCATCAGGGCGATGCAGGCCTTCCCGGTGAATGAGGCCGAGGCGCCGCAGCTGTACCAGGCCGTCCGGGAACTGTCCGGCCGGGCACAGCAGCCGATGCCAAGGATCTACATTTCGCCAACGATGGCCCCGAACGCCTTTGCCACCGGACGGAACCCGCAGAACGCGGCGGTGTGCTGCACCGCGGGGATCCTCCGGCTCCTCGATGCCCGGGAGCTCCGGGCGGTGCTGGGCCACGAGCTGATGCACGTCTACAGCCGGGACATCCTGACCTCCTCAGTGGCCGCCGCCGTCGCCGGCGTCATCACCTCGGTGGGGCAGCTGCTGCTGTACTTCGGCGGTGGTGACCGGCGCAATGCGAACCCGCTGGCCACACTTGCCATGGCCCTGCTGGCCCCGTTTGCCGCGTCATTGATCCAGATGGCCATTTCCCGCACCCGGGAGTTCGACGCCGACGAGGACGGTGCCGTGCTGACCGGGGACCCGCTGGCCCTCGCCTCAGCCCTGCGCAAGATCGAGCAGGGCGTGCAGTTGGCGCCGCTGCCGACGGACCAGCGGCTGGTCAATGCCTCGCACCTGATGATCGCGAACCCGTTCCAGGGTGGCGGAATGGCGAAGCTGTTCTCGACCCACCCGCCAATGGATGAGCGGATCGGGCGGCTGGAGCGGATGGCCGGGAGGCCGCTGGCCTAG
- a CDS encoding MFS transporter: MGKFLADITPLRESPAFRRLWLGSAVSALGSQLTLVAVSLEVYRLTQDSLYVGLLSIFALVPLVFGGLIGGSIADAHDRRKVALLASSVLWLTTACLALQSWLQLGNVWLLYVLVAVQSGAQAINQPARSAIIPVLVRKELLPAANALSMMSFGLSMTAGPLLAGVLVASIGFAWTYSIDVVSFAFAFWALLKLPPMPPGEHARPAGLRSVIEGFRFLGTRPNLRMTFIIDLVAMIFAQPRALLPAIGALMIGGGEATVGILLASTAVGAFLAGLFSGPLGAVRRQGVAVVWSVMGWGASIAGFGLVVVFAGRSGESGVTLWLLPAALCCALAGIADSISAVFRTTILQASAPDHLRGRLQGVFIVVVAGGPRVGDMLAGGGTKLLSEGWVLLLGGLLCIAVAWVVAHLQSGFLKYDARNPVP; the protein is encoded by the coding sequence GTGGGGAAATTTTTGGCGGACATCACGCCGTTGCGGGAAAGTCCGGCCTTCCGCCGTCTATGGCTGGGCTCAGCCGTCTCCGCGCTGGGCAGCCAGCTGACCCTCGTGGCGGTCAGCCTTGAGGTCTACCGCCTCACCCAGGACAGCCTCTATGTGGGGCTGCTCAGCATTTTCGCCCTGGTGCCGCTGGTGTTTGGCGGCCTGATCGGCGGTTCGATCGCGGACGCCCACGACCGCCGCAAGGTGGCACTGCTGGCCTCCTCCGTCCTCTGGTTGACCACCGCCTGCCTGGCGCTCCAGTCCTGGCTGCAGCTGGGGAACGTCTGGCTGCTGTACGTCCTCGTTGCCGTGCAGAGCGGCGCCCAGGCCATCAACCAGCCTGCGCGCAGCGCCATCATCCCGGTGCTGGTCCGCAAGGAACTGCTGCCGGCCGCCAACGCCCTGAGCATGATGAGCTTCGGCCTGAGCATGACGGCCGGGCCCCTGCTGGCCGGCGTGCTGGTGGCCTCGATCGGCTTCGCTTGGACGTATTCGATCGACGTCGTCAGCTTCGCCTTCGCATTCTGGGCGCTCCTGAAGCTGCCGCCCATGCCGCCGGGAGAGCATGCACGGCCCGCGGGGCTGCGGTCCGTTATCGAGGGCTTCCGGTTCCTGGGTACACGGCCCAACCTGCGGATGACCTTCATCATCGACCTTGTCGCCATGATTTTCGCCCAGCCCCGGGCCCTGCTGCCCGCAATAGGTGCGCTAATGATCGGCGGCGGCGAAGCCACGGTGGGAATCCTGCTGGCGTCGACCGCCGTCGGGGCCTTCCTGGCGGGGCTTTTCTCCGGGCCGTTGGGAGCCGTGCGCCGGCAGGGGGTCGCCGTCGTGTGGTCCGTGATGGGCTGGGGAGCATCGATTGCCGGCTTCGGCCTGGTGGTGGTGTTTGCCGGTCGCTCGGGCGAGAGCGGGGTGACGCTGTGGCTCCTGCCCGCGGCACTATGTTGCGCGCTCGCTGGCATCGCCGACTCCATCAGCGCGGTCTTCCGCACCACCATTCTGCAGGCCTCCGCCCCGGACCACCTGCGGGGGCGGCTGCAGGGTGTCTTCATCGTCGTGGTGGCCGGTGGCCCGCGGGTGGGGGACATGCTTGCAGGCGGCGGGACTAAACTTTTGAGTGAGGGTTGGGTCCTGTTGCTCGGTGGTTTGTTGTGCATCGCAGTGGCATGGGTGGTGGCGCACCTGCAGTCGGGCTTCCTAAAGTACGACGCGCGGAACCCCGTCCCGTAG
- a CDS encoding Fur family transcriptional regulator, protein MTVSAGTHDAWAAALRAHGRRVTKQRLAVLAAVEHHPHSPAESILAAARQELPELTAQSVYVVLGDLTDLRMLRRFEPPHSPALYETRVGDNHHHAVCIGCGRVEDVECAVGHAPCLTPHWDEGTKPMTIQIADVMYQGICEDCQRSQKLPSERN, encoded by the coding sequence ATGACAGTTTCCGCGGGCACTCACGATGCATGGGCTGCAGCCCTGCGCGCCCACGGACGCCGGGTGACGAAGCAGCGCCTCGCCGTGCTCGCCGCCGTCGAACACCATCCGCACTCCCCGGCCGAGAGCATTCTCGCCGCCGCCCGCCAGGAGCTGCCCGAACTGACGGCGCAGTCCGTTTACGTGGTCCTGGGCGACCTGACGGATCTGCGGATGCTGCGCCGCTTCGAGCCCCCGCATTCCCCAGCGCTGTATGAGACGCGCGTGGGCGACAACCACCACCACGCCGTGTGCATCGGCTGCGGCCGCGTCGAAGACGTCGAATGCGCCGTCGGTCACGCTCCGTGCCTCACCCCGCACTGGGACGAGGGCACCAAGCCGATGACCATCCAGATCGCCGATGTGATGTACCAAGGCATCTGCGAGGACTGCCAGCGCAGCCAAAAACTTCCCTCCGAACGAAACTAA
- a CDS encoding catalase: MTQNISAPAVSTTQSGAPVTSDAHSQATGADGAIILTDHYLIEKLAQFNRERVPERVVHAKGGGAFGTFKTTEDVSKYTKAAFLQPGVETEMLIRFSSVAGESGSPDTWRDPRGFAVKFYTTEGNYDLVGNNTPVFFIRDGIKFPDFIHSQKRLPGSHLRDADMQWDFWTLSPESAHQVTWLMGDRGLPASWREMQGYGSHTYQWINAEGERFWVKYHFKSNQGVNSITGDEAEALAGSDADFYIRDLQENIAAGNFPSWDLHVQVMPYEDAKTYRFNPFDLTKVWPHADYPLIKVGTMELNRNPENYFAQIEQATFAPSNFVPGIAASPDKMLQARIFSYADAHRYRVGTNHAQLPVNLPKSQVNNYSQDGAGRYHFNAPSVPVYAPNSVGGPAAVEPQSPAGGWENDGALTLSAHSLHAEDGDFGQAGTLYREVFNDGEKARLLDTITGAVGGVKNAGIKERAIQYWTNVDAELGAKLRANLGAADAGVVGGTSDAEAANKIG, encoded by the coding sequence ATGACCCAGAACATCTCTGCGCCCGCAGTGTCGACAACCCAGTCAGGCGCCCCGGTCACGTCCGATGCCCATTCCCAGGCAACCGGCGCCGATGGCGCAATCATCCTGACCGATCACTACCTGATCGAGAAGCTGGCACAGTTCAACCGTGAGCGGGTTCCGGAGCGCGTAGTGCACGCCAAGGGCGGCGGCGCGTTCGGTACCTTCAAGACCACCGAGGACGTCTCGAAGTACACGAAGGCTGCTTTCCTGCAGCCCGGTGTTGAGACCGAGATGCTGATCCGCTTCTCCTCCGTCGCTGGCGAGAGCGGCTCCCCCGACACCTGGCGCGACCCCCGCGGCTTCGCCGTGAAGTTCTACACCACCGAGGGCAACTACGACCTCGTCGGCAACAACACCCCGGTCTTCTTCATCCGCGACGGCATCAAGTTCCCGGACTTCATCCACTCGCAGAAGCGCCTGCCGGGCAGCCACCTGCGCGACGCCGACATGCAGTGGGACTTCTGGACCCTTTCCCCCGAGTCCGCACACCAGGTCACCTGGCTCATGGGCGACCGCGGCCTGCCGGCCTCCTGGCGTGAAATGCAGGGCTACGGCTCGCACACCTACCAGTGGATCAACGCCGAGGGCGAGCGCTTCTGGGTCAAGTACCACTTCAAGTCCAACCAGGGCGTCAACTCCATCACGGGCGACGAGGCCGAGGCACTGGCCGGCTCGGACGCGGACTTCTACATCCGCGACCTGCAGGAAAACATTGCCGCCGGCAACTTCCCGTCCTGGGACCTGCACGTCCAGGTCATGCCGTATGAAGACGCCAAGACGTACCGCTTCAACCCCTTCGACCTCACCAAGGTATGGCCGCACGCGGACTACCCGCTGATCAAGGTCGGCACCATGGAGCTGAACCGGAACCCGGAGAACTACTTCGCGCAGATCGAGCAGGCCACCTTCGCACCCTCGAACTTCGTGCCGGGCATTGCCGCTTCCCCGGACAAGATGCTGCAGGCCCGCATCTTCTCCTACGCGGACGCACACCGCTACCGCGTGGGCACCAACCACGCGCAGCTCCCCGTCAACCTGCCCAAGAGCCAGGTCAACAACTACAGCCAGGACGGCGCCGGGCGTTACCACTTCAACGCTCCCTCGGTTCCGGTCTATGCTCCCAACTCCGTCGGTGGTCCGGCTGCAGTGGAGCCGCAGAGCCCGGCCGGCGGCTGGGAGAACGACGGGGCGCTGACGCTCTCCGCGCACTCCCTCCACGCTGAGGACGGCGACTTCGGCCAGGCGGGCACGCTATACCGCGAAGTGTTCAACGACGGCGAAAAGGCCCGCCTGCTCGACACCATTACCGGTGCTGTGGGCGGCGTGAAGAACGCCGGCATCAAGGAACGGGCCATCCAGTACTGGACCAACGTCGACGCCGAGCTCGGCGCGAAGCTGCGCGCCAACCTGGGCGCGGCTGACGCCGGCGTCGTCGGCGGCACCTCCGACGCCGAAGCGGCGAACAAG